A genome region from Clupea harengus chromosome 7, Ch_v2.0.2, whole genome shotgun sequence includes the following:
- the LOC116221213 gene encoding collagen alpha-1(V) chain-like, protein MGITTEGLLTVGGILEGFETPFEGELRQMTFLMGDSDTAKDHCTLYSTECGVSKAPRSTHKTQVPNLSLNVSDLTKHNTKWDLHTLDLKNVSFTVENDVEADKPPVITTKSTSKGTNDRRVLTSIEALSQNTSTDRRKTQTGPLDNIIDLDSPSATDLEKSLQHPTETQYKQPDRNVLRTEEDLLPPTISSDPLKNGPKTATEDYGGQDRIQVIGIEHATVQQAFPKHGDIITGLDGRPYKLLRGAPGPLGPPGRRGCAGREGFVGFQGDKGSQGPVGRVGLRGEPGPPGFPGLPSLYLWRNTPEDWAAFRLDASKDMEIRVMLGQGWDCRRQGSSPSSQGPAVGNRQRSTAGLTPTGPDLRVTCHLCGCARLVYHY, encoded by the exons ATGGGCATTACTACTGAAGGACTTCTGACTGTAGGTGGGATCCTTGAAGGATTTGAGACACCGTTTGAA GGAGAGCTGAGACAGATGACCTTCCTGATGGGAGACTCAGACACCGCAAAAGATCACTGCACCCTCTACAGCACCGAGTGTGGAGTCTCAAAGGCTCCGCGgtccacacacaaaacacag GTCCCTAATCTTTCCTTGAATGTCAGTGATCTAACAAAACATAACACAAAATGGGATCTTCACACCTTAGACCTTAAGAATGTGAGCTTTACGGTGGAGAACGACGTTGAAGCTGATAAACCCCCAGTAATCACTACAAAGAGTACCAGCAAAGGAACCAATGACCGGAGAGTTCTCACCTCTATTGAAGCTTTGAGccaaaacacaagcacagaccggagaaaaacacaaacggGACCTTTAGACAACATCATTGACCTTGATTCACCCTCTGCCACTGATTTAGAAAAGTCCTTACAGCACCCCACTGAAACCCAATATAAACAGCCTGACCGAAACGTACTGAGGACTGAGGAGGACCTCCTGCCACCCACTATATCATCTGACCCTTTGAAAAATGGACCAAAGACGGCCACAGAGGACTatggaggacaggacaggatcCAAGTGATTGGCATTGAGCACGCCACCGTGCAGCAGGCTTTTCCAAAGCATGGAGATATTATCACAGGTCTGGATGGAAGGCCGTATAAACTCTTGAGAGGAGCTCCAGGACCACTTGGGCCTCCCGGGCGGAGA GGATGTGCTGGGCGTGAAGGTTTTGTTGGGTTTCAAGGTGACAAG GGCTCCCAGGGCCCAGTTGGGAGGGTCGGGTTGAGGGGGGAGCCGGGACCCCCGGGATTTCCCGGCCTGccgtctctctatctgtggCGGAACACCCCGGAGGACTGGGCGGCATTTAGG TTGGACGCATCTAAAGACATGGAAATTAGAGTCATGCTGGGCCAGGGCTGGGACTGCCGTCGCCAGggctccagccccagctcaCAAGGACCTGCTGTTGGCAACAGGCAGCGCTCCACTGCAGGGCTGACGCCCACTGGTCCAGACCTGAGAGTGACCTGCCATCTCTGTGGCTGTGCCAGGCTGGTCTACCATTACTGA
- the LOC116221001 gene encoding collagen alpha-1(XII) chain-like, giving the protein MFQCPVCLLQGSFGPKGVSGRAGKWGRDGQPGPDGTPGPPGLHGLKGPRGDKGECAPTGETGEEGFPGAPGPRGNIGREGEKVTDHVVLSTSEFKRYV; this is encoded by the exons ATGTtccagtgtccagtgtgttTGTTACAGGGCAGCTTTGGGCCTAAGGGAGTGTCTGGACGAGCAGGGAAAtgggggagagatggacagcCTGGGCCTGATGGAACTCCAGGACCTCCAGGATTACATGGCTTAAAG GGTCCCAGGGGTGACAAAGGAGAGTGTGCCCCTACTGGAGAGACGGGGGAAGAG GGTTTCCCTGGTGCTCCAGGCCCTCGTGGCAATatagggagagaaggagagaaggtaACTGATCATGTAGTTCTCAGTACGAGTGAATTTAAGAGATatgtttaa
- the LOC105889898 gene encoding collagen alpha-1(IX) chain-like: MQGHQGEPGPRGVQGVPGPPGLPGTVGMMGKGGPPGSPGPLGAPGPEGPVGLLGKAGIDGLMGQTGEKGERGMLGPPGDAGPTGLDGQQGLPGRAGEEGPPGQKGEQGDPGPLGRPGTLGPPGDRGLEGIQGHLGEPGPRGKEGAAGVPGHIGERGPKGKKGDSGTQGFPGLPGFSGVFGVKGERGIKGDKGHAGLLGEVGFMGERGPSGLAGLEGVTGPRGSPGPDGPPGQKGDTGSRGVTGIIGDLGQQGPSGNRGIKGNTGSPGPKGLIGRPGQHGALGPKGFSGSEGTRGETGEKGEPGEMGPEGLPGLSGSQGPPGLEVLNISLHIRSEGQKSVFTGNYLFCSY, translated from the exons ATGCAGGGCCACCAGGGAGAGCCAGGGCCCAGGGGAGTTCAGGGTGTACCT GGTCCTCCTGGCCTGCCAGGTACTGTGGGAATGATGGGGAAAGGAGGTCCTCCAGGATCCCCAGGGCCCCTGGGAGCGCCTGGGCCAGAAGGACCTGTTGGATTGCTA GGTAAAGCAGGCATTGATGGACTGATGGGACAAACAGGGGAAAAGGGTGAAAGG GGAATGTTGGGACCTCCTGGAGACGCTGGTCCTACTGGTCTGGACGGTCAACAG GGCCTTCCGGGTCGTGCTGGAGAAGAGGGGCCACCAGGACAAAAAGGCGAGCAG GGAGACCCTGGCCCATTGGGAAGGCCTGGAACTCTGGGACCTCCTGGAGATCGTGGGCTAGAGGGCATCCAAGGCCATCTGGGAGAGCCAGGACCGCGGGGGAAAGAG GGAGCTGCTGGTGTTCCTGGCCATATAGGGGAACGAGgtccaaaaggaaaaaaa GGGGATTCAGGGACACAAGGATTTCCTGGTTTGCCTGGGTTTTCAGGAGTGTTTGGggtaaaaggagagaggggcatTAAAGGAGACAAGGGCCACGCGGGACTGCTT GGTGAGGTTGGGTTCATGGGGGAAAGGGGACCATCAGGCTTGGCAGGACTAGAG GGTGTTACAGGTCCTAGGGGGTCACCAGGGCCTGATGGACCTCCAGGGCAGAAG GGGGACACAGGATCAAGAGGTGTAACTGGTATCATTGGGGATTTAGGTCAACAG GGGCCATCAGGGAACAGGGGGATAAAAGGGAACACTGGTAGCCCAGGACCAAAG GGTCTGATTGGGCGACCAGGGCAACATGGCGCACTTGGCCCAAAGGGTTTCTCTGGATCGGAAGGGACTCGAGGCGAAACAGGGGAGAAAGGGGAGCCAGGAGAGATG GGACCAGAGGGTTTACCTGGATTGAGTGGATCTCAAGGACCTCCTGGATTAGAGGTACTAAATATCTCATTACACATCAGGTCAGAAGGCCAGAAGAGTGTTTTCACAGGCAATTACCTGTTTTGTAGCTATTGA